The Paenarthrobacter aurescens region ACGGAAGCCGCGCAACAGGAACTCGAAGCCGGGGCGTCCCTGAGCGAGATCACCTACCGTGTTCGCCGCCAAGTGGACGAGGCCGTGCGGACCCTGGTGGCTGCCGACTTCTCAGCGCTTCAATCCGACCTCGAAGAGATCGCCGCCATGGAACTCGCCCACGTCGGAGAGTCGGGCGTAACCACTGTGGCGAGCGACGCCGTCGACCGTATGTCCGGACGCGACTGGTCCCCGCTGGGTGCCCTCGAATCGGTCCACGCCGTGCTGGATGCCATCTCCGTGGAACGCACTGACGAAGCACAGCCCATCATGCCGCTGGCCACCATCTCGGTCACCGAGGACATGGCCACGTCCATGCGCCTGCACGGCCTCGGCTGGAAGAGCGTGTATCACCACGAAATCCTTGCCAACGGGCTGGCCCCGGAGGACGTCAAGACCATGCTGACCCAGCGCCTCCGCTGGGCCCAGGGCACCATGCAGGTTCTGCTGCGCGAGAACCCGCTGGTTCAGCGCCGCATGTCCTGGGGCCAAAGGCTCATGTACTTCTCCACCATGTGGACCTACCTGAGCGGTTTCGCGGCAGTGATCTACTTCGCGGCGCCCATCATCTACCTGACGCTGGGCATCCTTCCGGTGAGCAGCCTCAGCTGGGACTTCTTCATCCGCTTCATCCCGTTCATGGTGGTAAACCAGTTGCTGTTCCTGGTGGCCGGGCATGGCATACCCACCTGGCGCGGCCAGCAGTACAGCCTTGCGCTGTTCCCCACCTGGATCAAGGCATGTACGACGGCGGCCCGGAACGTTTGGTTCGGACGTCCCCTCGGGTTTGCCGTCACCCCCAAAGCGCGGCAGAGCGGCGGGCCGAGTTGGAGCCTCATCCGGCCCCAGATCATTGTGGCGGTACTGCTTGCCATCGCCTTGGTTGTTGGGGTGATCCGGCTGCTCGCAGGAATGTCCGAGCCTCTTGGCACACTGGTGAACGTGGCCTGGGTTGCGTTTGACCTTGTGGTCCTGAGCGTGTTGGTCAAGGCAGTTTTGTACAAGGGTTTTGAGCCTGAAGGTGATGCACCTGAAGCCATAGGCCCGGACGATGTTGGGCCGCAGCGCCCCGAAGAGAGGAATGCAGATGCAGTTTAGCTATGAAGTCAACGACTCCTACGCGGAGGTGAAGAGCGTGGGCCGGCTGAACATGGTTGCCGCTCCCAAGCTGCGCGAAGTTGTGAACGA contains the following coding sequences:
- a CDS encoding glycosyltransferase family 2 protein — protein: MTRFWTRLIVLLTVILGVNYVAWRWMASLNWEAWWIAVPLVIAETYSLIDVMLFGLTVWNIKFRKPPPPPPADATVDVFITTYNEPLDLVMTTALAAKNITWPHSTWILDDGDRAEMRQLAETHGIGYVTRGDDWTPDMPRHAKAGNLNNALMVTSGEYLLILDADQIPEPDILDKTLGYFNDDKVALVQTPQYFINVPADDPLGSQAPLFYGPIQQGKDGWNAAFFCGSNAILRREALMQLGLVGYVKATEKSVRRALAASRTAIKKARRSPEAENPLVEQMLNEVEAATEAAQQELEAGASLSEITYRVRRQVDEAVRTLVAADFSALQSDLEEIAAMELAHVGESGVTTVASDAVDRMSGRDWSPLGALESVHAVLDAISVERTDEAQPIMPLATISVTEDMATSMRLHGLGWKSVYHHEILANGLAPEDVKTMLTQRLRWAQGTMQVLLRENPLVQRRMSWGQRLMYFSTMWTYLSGFAAVIYFAAPIIYLTLGILPVSSLSWDFFIRFIPFMVVNQLLFLVAGHGIPTWRGQQYSLALFPTWIKACTTAARNVWFGRPLGFAVTPKARQSGGPSWSLIRPQIIVAVLLAIALVVGVIRLLAGMSEPLGTLVNVAWVAFDLVVLSVLVKAVLYKGFEPEGDAPEAIGPDDVGPQRPEERNADAV